One genomic region from Sulfurovum riftiae encodes:
- a CDS encoding SLC13 family permease — translation MAEQTKKITVALLLAALSFAGMFPFFTFEQSSMVSIIVFMVTLWTNEGLPLAVVSLLPIVLFPAAGILTTKETTINYANPIIYLFLGGFLIAIAVEKTGLHKIIANRMLSLFPSSVRGIIFALIITSGLLSSVLSNTTTTLLLLPIALFLTEDVKLKMRLALGIAYGASIGGILTPIGTPPNLILMGIMEEMGMQAIPFAKWVYIVSPLVLLMFIAVGFILSLGLKDMHIETDLRKDPLTGNQKKVLYVISGLIVMLLVNAPIKPYYNGLGLSEPGILLSAGLLLFMPPFSILNWMEDKDNIPYRIMFLFGAGFAIARAFTETDMATVIATYLINFSQMPLLLFILIIATMITFTTEITSNTALISIMLPILYKVAEQTAVSETLIMLVATICASYAFMLPIATPPNAIAMSSGVVRIKTMAAYGIVFNIIGIVLIVAIANLFWINVI, via the coding sequence ATGGCCGAACAGACGAAAAAGATCACAGTTGCACTTCTGCTTGCCGCACTCTCATTTGCCGGTATGTTCCCCTTCTTCACCTTTGAACAGTCAAGCATGGTCTCCATCATCGTTTTCATGGTCACACTCTGGACCAATGAAGGGCTGCCGCTTGCCGTGGTCTCACTTCTACCCATCGTACTCTTCCCTGCAGCGGGCATACTGACGACCAAAGAGACCACCATCAACTATGCAAACCCCATCATCTACCTTTTTCTGGGCGGCTTTCTGATCGCCATCGCCGTAGAGAAGACCGGACTGCACAAGATCATCGCCAATCGGATGCTCTCTCTGTTCCCAAGCTCGGTAAGGGGTATCATTTTTGCACTGATCATCACTTCGGGCCTGCTGAGTTCCGTACTGTCGAATACCACGACTACCCTTCTGCTTCTACCTATCGCACTTTTCCTCACAGAAGATGTCAAACTGAAGATGAGGCTGGCTCTGGGTATCGCCTACGGTGCGAGCATAGGCGGCATATTGACCCCTATCGGTACACCGCCCAACCTGATACTTATGGGGATCATGGAAGAGATGGGGATGCAGGCGATCCCTTTTGCCAAATGGGTTTATATCGTCTCTCCCCTTGTACTGCTGATGTTCATCGCTGTGGGCTTTATTCTCAGTCTGGGGCTCAAGGACATGCATATCGAGACCGATCTGAGAAAAGACCCGCTTACCGGTAACCAGAAAAAGGTACTCTATGTCATCTCCGGCCTGATCGTGATGCTGCTGGTGAATGCACCCATCAAGCCTTACTACAACGGACTGGGACTGAGCGAACCGGGTATTCTGCTTTCTGCCGGCCTGCTTCTTTTCATGCCGCCATTCTCCATACTCAACTGGATGGAGGACAAGGACAATATCCCCTACCGCATCATGTTCCTTTTCGGTGCCGGTTTTGCCATTGCCAGGGCATTTACTGAAACGGACATGGCCACGGTCATCGCCACCTACCTGATCAATTTCTCGCAAATGCCGCTGCTGCTTTTCATACTCATCATTGCCACAATGATCACTTTCACTACGGAGATAACCAGCAACACGGCACTCATCTCCATCATGCTGCCCATACTCTATAAAGTAGCCGAACAGACCGCCGTAAGCGAGACACTCATTATGCTTGTCGCCACCATCTGTGCCTCCTATGCCTTTATGCTGCCTATCGCCACACCGCCCAATGCCATTGCCATGAGTTCAGGTGTCGTCAGGATCAAAACGATGGCTGCCTACGGTATTGTTTTCAATATCATCGGTATCGTACTCATCGTTGCCATTGCCAACCTCTTTTGGATCAATGTTATCTAA